In Hallerella succinigenes, the following are encoded in one genomic region:
- the tyrS gene encoding tyrosine--tRNA ligase, with product MQFPPVKDQMDILLRGVAEIIPADELEQKLQKSYETGIPLRIKLGVDPTAPDVHLGHTVVMRKLRQFQDLGHTVVLIVGDYTAQIGDPSGRNKARPRLSHEQVLENAKEYQQQFFRVVREDRVEIHYNGEWFSKLPFSKVTELMGQFTVAQMLEREDFHNRYASNSPISLHEFMYPMMQGYDSVAIKSDVELGGTDQKFNVCRGRDLQMYEGMPLQIGMFMPILLGTDGKSKMSKSLGNYVGVNEPADVMYHKIYNLADSIVENWYELLTDIPMEEIKKMMADVASGALNPNVAKDRLAKNIVAQYYGKEAAEAAATKEKEIHSGNAIPSDAKECKVETGDYKALDLLVSIKAFASKGEARRMVQNGGVKIAGEKLADPMAEVKIAGDDKLLVQVGKRNFFKVNF from the coding sequence ATGCAATTTCCTCCTGTAAAAGACCAAATGGACATCTTGCTCCGCGGCGTTGCGGAAATCATCCCGGCCGACGAACTCGAACAGAAGCTCCAAAAGTCTTATGAAACGGGAATTCCTCTTCGTATCAAGCTCGGCGTCGATCCGACCGCTCCGGATGTTCACCTCGGCCACACCGTCGTGATGCGCAAGCTTCGCCAGTTCCAGGATCTAGGCCATACTGTCGTTTTAATCGTCGGCGACTATACAGCCCAGATCGGCGACCCGTCAGGCCGTAACAAAGCTCGTCCGCGTCTTTCTCACGAACAGGTTTTGGAAAACGCAAAGGAATATCAGCAGCAGTTCTTCCGCGTTGTCCGTGAAGATCGCGTCGAAATCCATTACAACGGCGAATGGTTCTCCAAGCTTCCGTTCTCCAAGGTGACGGAACTCATGGGCCAGTTTACGGTCGCCCAGATGCTCGAACGCGAAGACTTCCACAACCGCTATGCTTCTAACAGCCCGATCAGCCTGCATGAATTCATGTATCCGATGATGCAGGGCTATGACTCTGTAGCCATCAAAAGCGACGTCGAACTCGGCGGTACCGACCAGAAGTTTAACGTTTGCCGGGGCCGTGACCTTCAAATGTACGAAGGCATGCCTCTCCAGATAGGTATGTTCATGCCGATTCTTCTCGGCACGGACGGCAAGTCCAAAATGAGCAAGAGCCTCGGTAACTACGTCGGCGTGAACGAACCGGCTGACGTCATGTACCACAAGATTTACAATCTCGCCGATTCCATCGTCGAAAACTGGTACGAACTTTTGACCGATATCCCGATGGAAGAAATTAAGAAGATGATGGCAGATGTCGCTTCCGGCGCTCTCAATCCGAACGTCGCCAAGGATCGTCTCGCCAAGAACATCGTCGCCCAGTATTACGGCAAGGAAGCCGCCGAAGCTGCTGCCACAAAGGAAAAGGAAATCCACAGTGGTAACGCTATCCCGTCCGACGCCAAGGAATGTAAGGTGGAAACCGGTGATTACAAGGCTCTTGACCTTCTCGTTTCCATCAAGGCGTTCGCTTCCAAGGGTGAAGCTCGCCGCATGGTGCAGAACGGTGGAGTCAAGATCGCAGGCGAAAAACTCGCCGATCCGATGGCCGAAGTGAAGATTGCCGGTGACGACAAGCTTTTGGTTCAGGTCGGTAAGCGCAACTTCTTCAAGGTTAATTTCTAA
- a CDS encoding DUF1848 family protein encodes MILQTGMHMDIPAFFSKWFVNRLTEGFVLVRSPYNPQLVTKHIISLSIFRQRFCGTFRKLRALR; translated from the coding sequence ATGATTTTGCAAACGGGCATGCACATGGACATTCCGGCGTTCTTTTCCAAATGGTTTGTGAACCGTTTGACAGAAGGCTTTGTGCTTGTCCGCAGCCCGTACAATCCACAGCTCGTAACGAAGCACATCATTTCTTTATCGATCTTTAGGCAAAGGTTTTGCGGAACTTTCCGGAAACTTCGAGCGTTGCGTTAA
- a CDS encoding outer membrane beta-barrel protein produces the protein MKIKHLFFAASLIACATAAFAEGSREIPVNRGANETAVSFGYSAESNSQFYPRWFTAGVRVSGGFFSFTGKEADYVGWKHPGSAVDVGPVFRFRLNRIFEIDPAISFAYRYHKYNRDEYSLKFQEYLIQIPVVARANVYDGFFVGAGIQLSPIVYSKNKATSYGFPTEFNSSNPEFGGIFELGYAFTHFAIDARLYAAATDYSDNDIIGVWKGLTYRPLVVSLGATYLF, from the coding sequence ATGAAAATCAAGCATCTCTTTTTTGCAGCGAGTCTGATTGCCTGTGCAACGGCCGCTTTTGCCGAAGGTTCTCGGGAAATTCCGGTAAACCGTGGCGCAAACGAGACCGCCGTTTCGTTTGGATATTCCGCAGAATCTAATTCGCAGTTTTATCCCCGTTGGTTTACAGCCGGTGTCCGTGTTTCTGGTGGCTTTTTTAGCTTTACCGGCAAAGAAGCGGATTATGTCGGCTGGAAGCATCCGGGTTCCGCTGTGGATGTCGGACCCGTTTTCCGCTTTCGTTTGAACCGTATTTTTGAAATCGATCCGGCCATTTCTTTTGCCTATCGCTATCACAAGTACAATAGGGACGAATATTCCTTGAAATTTCAGGAATATTTGATCCAGATTCCGGTGGTCGCCCGTGCAAACGTCTATGACGGATTCTTTGTGGGTGCAGGCATCCAGCTTTCCCCGATTGTTTATTCGAAAAATAAAGCGACCTCTTACGGATTCCCGACGGAATTCAATTCTTCGAATCCGGAATTCGGCGGAATTTTTGAACTGGGCTATGCCTTTACGCATTTTGCGATTGATGCGCGCCTTTATGCAGCGGCAACGGATTATTCCGATAATGATATCATCGGTGTGTGGAAAGGTTTGACCTACCGTCCACTCGTCGTTTCCCTTGGCGCCACCTATCTCTTTTAA